Part of the Niallia alba genome is shown below.
ATTCAAGGAGATAAAGAAGAAAGCTATTATTTCGGAAAAGTATGGAACGCCAGATACGCTTAAAGTAGGGGAGGTAGATAAGCCTATACCAAAAGATAAGGAAGTGCTTGTAAAAGTTTATGCATCATCCATTAATTTTGGCAATCTTGCTCTTTTAACAGGAAAACCGCTGCCAGTGCGGTTGGCATTTGGACTTAAGAAACCGAAATATCGTATTCCTGGTGGGGACATTGCAGGAGTAGTGGAGGCTATAGGGAAGGATGTTACTAAACTACAGATTGGGAATCGGGTATATGGTGACTTAGCTAGTAGCGGCTGGGGTGCCTTTGCAGAGTATGCTGCTGTGGATGAAAAAGTATTGGCTTTAATGCCTAGTAATCTATCGTTTACAGAAATAGCCGGCGTCCCAATGGCAGGAACCACTGCACTACAAGCGATTAGAGATATAGGGAAGGTAAGGGCTGGACAAAATGTACTAATTCATGGCGCCTCAGGTGGTGTAGGAACATTTGCTGTCCAAATCGCAAAGGCATTGGGGGCAGAAGTAACGGCGGTGGTCAGTACTAGAAACGTAGATATTGTAAAATCCCTTGGTGCTGACCATGTGATTGATTATAAAAAAGACTACTTTGCGAATGATAGCAAGACCTTTGATGTGATTTTCGGAGTGAACGGATCCCAATCTATTTTTACCTATAAGAAAAAGCTAAAAGAAAATGGCGTATTCATTCATGTTGGTGGAGCTAATAGTCAATTCTATCAAACGATGCTATTAGGTCCCTTGTTATCCCTATTTGGAAAAAAGAAATTTATCCCCTTCCTGCAGAGACCAAATCAACAAGATTTAGTTTTTATAAATGGGCTAATAGAAGAAGGGAAAGTAAAGCCAGTAATGGATAGAAGCTATTCTCTAAAGGAGGTTCCAAAAGCATTTCAATATTTCGAAAAAGGGCATGCACAGGGAAAAGTGATTATTACAATAGAATAGGTCGAATAGTTTTCAGGGACAAGGGGTCTGTCCCTTTTGTCCTTGGGAGCGCTCAGTTTGGGACATAGGGCTATTGACAAGTGAAGCTATTCTGCGATACTATATACCGGTAGTAAGTAATACTTAATATGTGTGACACATACTACCTAAGAATATAGTACTTTGAAAATATGGTGAATTATAAATGGGGTTGAAAAGGTGGAAAATATTACAGAAATGCTAAAAGG
Proteins encoded:
- a CDS encoding NAD(P)-dependent alcohol dehydrogenase; this translates as MMKKEFKEIKKKAIISEKYGTPDTLKVGEVDKPIPKDKEVLVKVYASSINFGNLALLTGKPLPVRLAFGLKKPKYRIPGGDIAGVVEAIGKDVTKLQIGNRVYGDLASSGWGAFAEYAAVDEKVLALMPSNLSFTEIAGVPMAGTTALQAIRDIGKVRAGQNVLIHGASGGVGTFAVQIAKALGAEVTAVVSTRNVDIVKSLGADHVIDYKKDYFANDSKTFDVIFGVNGSQSIFTYKKKLKENGVFIHVGGANSQFYQTMLLGPLLSLFGKKKFIPFLQRPNQQDLVFINGLIEEGKVKPVMDRSYSLKEVPKAFQYFEKGHAQGKVIITIE